The genomic region TTCAAACTTCAAAAAATATATACCATCCTTTTCAAGATTAAGTTTATACCTTAAATTCCCTTCTTCCAACTTTTCAAATTTTTTAAAATCAAACAATATATCGGAGAATATAAACTTAAAGGGAAAAAATAAAAAAATAAATAACTTTTTCATTTATCTCCTCCTTGTTCTGATTTAAAATAAACTGGTTGAATTAAACTCTTTTTTAAATCACTCCTGCTATAATAAAAATTAAGCAATGCTCCACCAGCCCCTTGGAAATATTCAATTAAAATCTTATGCCAACCCTTTTTTAATTCAATCTCTCCTATATCTTCTTTTACTGCATGATGTGTCCAGTTATTTATAATTTGTTTATCATCTACGGAAATCCTTATTCCATCATCTGAAACTGTGTAAAAAGTATATTTATCATCCTTATCAATGTAAATAAATCCAGTATATCTTACTGCAACCATTTCTGTTTGCCCTACTTTTTCCTTCAATAATTTCTCATCAATATAGACAAATGGAGTAATTTCTGTTTTTTTAAGATTTGTAAATTCACCTGGCTTACTTGAAGTATAATACTCAACTTTTAAACCCAAAGGCAAACTTTTTGGGTCTTTTTCTGTCTCAAAAAAATAATTTTTCTCCCATACATAAGAAGGTGATATTATTTTTACTCCATTTTTATCCTCTGCTTCAACCTTAAATTCATATTTTAAACCAGGAAAAAGATTATCAAGTTTTACATTTGTTAAATTAGAGTATGTCTTTGAAGTCCATACATTTTCAAATTGGGATGAGATTGATGGATAAAAATTAATTGAAATCTTTGAAGGTATATTTGTTTTTACTTGAATAGTCGCTGTTTTTGTCCCAGTATCAAGAATTTTAATTTCTTTAATTGAAACAGGGACTTTTTTTTCTTCAATTATTATCAATCTTGGATATTCAACTGCCTCTATTTCAAGTTTCACATTGTCTTTTCCTTTATCTAAAAGTTTAAATGGAATTTCTTTATTTTCAATTGGGTCATAATATGTAATTTTTGCATTTTCACCATAAATATTTTTTATTATTAATCTGAAATTCATAGAAGGAAGTGGATTTGTAATATCATAACTCATAACATAGACAGCAAATACAAACTTATTTTTATTAATCTGAAATGGTAAAAATGTAAACATATCTCTGTAATAGAGTTCAGGTGGATTTGGGATATTTTCTTTCTTTTCTCCAACATATTTCACATTTTCAAATACCTTATATTGTTTCCCAAGAGAAACCACTTCTATATCAATTTGCCTCACTTCTTTCAAGTCCTCTGAGTCCTTAAATTTATCAAAAACATTTTTTAATGCTTTCATCGCTGGTGAATAAAGTTGGTCTTCTGGATATTTTGAGTATTCCTTTGGATTTATATTTGATAACAAAATCCCCATTCCTCTATTATCTTTATCATATGTGCAGAAAATATAAACCTTTGAAATTCCTTTATTTAACCAAAAAAGTAATGCTCTTATAATTGTCTTTGCCTTATATTTTAATGCTTCTTCTTCATCTGAAATACCTGCCTCATAACCGTTAAATCCGTGTTCTGTTAAATAATGGTAAAATCTTTCAACTCCTTCAGGCCTTGCTTTTCTATTAAGTGGAAATAAATGGTGAGTTAATCTTTCTGTCTGGACTCCAAGATGAGCCCAACCCTCTGGCATACACCAAGTTAAGTTATCAGGAATATATCCTTCAATATAC from bacterium harbors:
- a CDS encoding PA14 domain-containing protein; translation: YIEGYIPDNLTWCMPEGWAHLGVQTERLTHHLFPLNRKARPEGVERFYHYLTEHGFNGYEAGISDEEEALKYKAKTIIRALLFWLNKGISKVYIFCTYDKDNRGMGILLSNINPKEYSKYPEDQLYSPAMKALKNVFDKFKDSEDLKEVRQIDIEVVSLGKQYKVFENVKYVGEKKENIPNPPELYYRDMFTFLPFQINKNKFVFAVYVMSYDITNPLPSMNFRLIIKNIYGENAKITYYDPIENKEIPFKLLDKGKDNVKLEIEAVEYPRLIIIEEKKVPVSIKEIKILDTGTKTATIQVKTNIPSKISINFYPSISSQFENVWTSKTYSNLTNVKLDNLFPGLKYEFKVEAEDKNGVKIISPSYVWEKNYFFETEKDPKSLPLGLKVEYYTSSKPGEFTNLKKTEITPFVYIDEKLLKEKVGQTEMVAVRYTGFIYIDKDDKYTFYTVSDDGIRISVDDKQIINNWTHHAVKEDIGEIELKKGWHKILIEYFQGAGGALLNFYYSRSDLKKSLIQPVYFKSEQGGDK